Genomic DNA from Salvia miltiorrhiza cultivar Shanhuang (shh) chromosome 1, IMPLAD_Smil_shh, whole genome shotgun sequence:
GGCAGAAAATAGAACCTAATTCCGTGTAaacactaaaaaataaaaataaagaatatagtACTAGAAAGAACTCATAATATACATatgtaaaaaatttatttggTTGAAATCACGGATGGGTAGGTTAACAATTATATGACTAGCTCTGTTAAGTTCTAATTAGTATATTTAAGAGTATtacatcattattattattcaagTTCAAATTGAATATTAGCTATGAAGTGAATACACGAATAAGCATTGTAGAGCTTGTTCTAGATAAAACGAGTATTAGACAAGAACTAAAAATATGCAGATTAACACCACAAATAATTTAGAGAgggaaaaaataagaaagagaaaaatttcAAAGGCTAGAGATTGAGTGTTATACTATTTCATgttaaaaattagaatagaaactatatttttatatttttaattaatatatgtgaaatgacaaaaatacccctaaaatttttgaaaaatcccAGAGGGTCCAGTGACCCCACTTCCCAGTCTGCCCCCCTTTGGCTCCGCCCCTATATTCTGTGATACAGTATTTACACgcgtattaatattatttattacgcGTATTAATATCTCATCAGTCATCACATATAGATTAATCATTTTCTCAAGATCAAATTCACAAAAAGTAATGCAAATACAATAGCCTTCAAAACATCGCTAACAAATGCCAATATTCAACCAAGAAAGCATCAAAAGTCACCAAAATGTTTTGGCTCCAATAAAATGAATGAATGGCGCTTATCTTTTTATTGTtctgaattttttaaaaataaaaattaaatgctaaAAACATACTCTCCTACCATCAATTCTAAttaacaattataaaattaacctaaaataccaaaatttaaaataaaacaaattaattgTCGATATATAAATCTTTTGAGGCAACATAAATGAAGGTAAATTACGACGCCCTCTCTGCTGCTGCTGAGACTTATCCGATTTCTGATTTCATCTCCAAATATCTTCTCAGCTATGCTCCTCCCAATTCAATCCATCTCTCTTTCGATGAGTCTCAAATCTTGACTCTACTGTTGAATACACACAAAAAACAATTAGAAGAAGAAGTTATGACGGCGGCGTTTCAACTTTCGCTCTCCTCATTCCTCCCGTCCCCTCTTCCCACCACCGCAGCTCCGCCACTCCGCAGATTCACTGTGTTGTGCTCCGTCGCATCATCAACATCGGATTTGCCCAAGAAGAAGCACTGGAAGGCCGGAGAATATCCTGCTGAAATACAGACGCAATTATCCAAAAGGAGAGCCCCTATCAAAAACATCAAGAAGAAGCTCGATAGGAAGAGCAATGCCGCAGCTTGGGCTAATACTGTCACCGAATCTCTCTCCGATGCCATTGACAAAAAGCAGTGGCTCCGAGCCCTTCAGGTTCTTAATTTACTGACTAGGAGTATTATCTAAATTCATTCCGTCAATCCACTTAATCAAATCCCATCTTTTAGGTGTTTGAGATGTTAAAGGAGCAATCTTTTTATCAACCAAAAGAAGGGACATATATGAAGCTCATTGTTCTTCTCGGGAGATGCGGGCAACCTGGTCAAGCCTGCCAACTGTTTGATGAAATGCTTCAAGAAGGTTTGGAACCTACCCCTCAGCTCTACACTGCGTTGCTTGGTGCTTGTTGCCGCAGCAATTTGATTGATAAGGCATTCTCCTTTCTGGAACAAATGAAAGCTCTTCCTCATTGCCAGCCTGATGTCTACACATACAGTATACTCATCAAGGCCTGTGTAGATGCTGCTCGTTTCGATCTGCTCGAGTCCCTCTACGCTGAAATGGCTGAAAGGTGGATTACTCCAAATACCGTTACTCAAAACATAGTTCTGAGTGGTTATGGCAAGGCAGGGAGGTATGAAGATATGGAGAAGGTTCTCACCAGGATGCTCGAAAGTGAGACGAGCATACCTGATGTATGGACTATGAATACCATCATTAGCTTGTTTGGGAATGATGGTCAGATTGAGATGATGGAGAGGTGGTATGAGAAGTTCCGTGACTTTGGAATAGAGCCAGAAACGCGCACTTTCAACATTCTGATCGGTGCTTATGGAAAGAAGAGGATGTATGATAAGATGTCGTCTGTGATGGAGCACATGCGCAGGCTTTCATTTCCTTGGACAACCTCAACTTATAACAACGTGATTGAGGCATTTTCTGACGTTGGTGatgcaaagcacatggagtacACGTTTGATCAGATGCGCGCTGAAGGTATCAAGGCAGACACCAAGACCTTCTGCTGTCTCATCCGAGGGTATGCCAATGCCGGCCTCTTTCATAAGGTTATCAGCAGCGTGCAGTTGGCCGGGAGATTGGAGATACCTGAGAATACCTCTTTCTTTAATGCAGTGCTACATGCTTGCTCCAAGGCACAAGATTTGATGGAAATGGAAAGAGTATTCTACAGAATGAAGGAGAAGTTATGCAGACCAGATTCCACAACTTACTCCATAATGATGGATGCATATAGAAAGGAGGGTATGAGTGACAAGGTCCATAATCTGGAGCAAGAAATGCACAAGATGACTGCCAAGGTTTCAAATGGAAATGATTTCGGTGAAACTGAGGATACCCTTGATGTCAATGAGTTGTTGCCTGTCTGAATGCTTCTCGGGTTAAGTGGTTATAGCCATCGTTGAAAACTCATTTGAGA
This window encodes:
- the LOC130984998 gene encoding pentatricopeptide repeat-containing protein At3g06430, chloroplastic, whose protein sequence is MKVNYDALSAAAETYPISDFISKYLLSYAPPNSIHLSFDESQILTLLLNTHKKQLEEEVMTAAFQLSLSSFLPSPLPTTAAPPLRRFTVLCSVASSTSDLPKKKHWKAGEYPAEIQTQLSKRRAPIKNIKKKLDRKSNAAAWANTVTESLSDAIDKKQWLRALQVFEMLKEQSFYQPKEGTYMKLIVLLGRCGQPGQACQLFDEMLQEGLEPTPQLYTALLGACCRSNLIDKAFSFLEQMKALPHCQPDVYTYSILIKACVDAARFDLLESLYAEMAERWITPNTVTQNIVLSGYGKAGRYEDMEKVLTRMLESETSIPDVWTMNTIISLFGNDGQIEMMERWYEKFRDFGIEPETRTFNILIGAYGKKRMYDKMSSVMEHMRRLSFPWTTSTYNNVIEAFSDVGDAKHMEYTFDQMRAEGIKADTKTFCCLIRGYANAGLFHKVISSVQLAGRLEIPENTSFFNAVLHACSKAQDLMEMERVFYRMKEKLCRPDSTTYSIMMDAYRKEGMSDKVHNLEQEMHKMTAKVSNGNDFGETEDTLDVNELLPV